In the genome of Marinomonas algicola, the window AACTCAAGTATAGTGACGATCTAAAGAGATTTTCAAACCGATACTTTTCGTTATGTCCCTCTTTAAAAAACGGTAAATCACACACTATTTGGAATACGCTACCCTAGCACAATACTCAATTTATCAAGCCATTCCATGGAATTAGGCCGTTGCTATAAAACACTGTTTATTTAGTAAATGAATAGAATAGAAGAACACCTCTGTAGCATCACAATTCTATTTCTATTGCTTAAAAATTGGGTCATCCGCAGGCAGAACTTTTTGAATCCATAATGCCAACTTATGTTTCATACTCTGCAAATCTTCTTTATCTGGAGGCACAGGTACAATTAGCTTATCTAATACAAGTAATCTATACAAGGCTTCCACTTTTTGATTTGCCGACATCGTTGGTGAAAAGCCTGAATAGCCTCTTTTGGTCGCATAATTTTCCCCGATAGAAATTGCTTTTTTAACAAAAGCGGCCTCGTTTTTAATTTTTTTCATTATCTATAACCCCTTAACGTGTCACCGTAGTATGTTTAAAAATAACCAATCAGATTAAAATACTCTTGTCTTTCCTAGGAAAAGACAACGAAAAGCAGTAAATTAACGCCATTATTGATCGCACCACTTCCTTGCCGTTAGAAAAGAGAATCGCATGTCTACTTCTAAAAAATCTAAAAGCCTTACCATTTCAGAAGAACTGGTTACTTCTCTTAGCTACTCTATTATCCAAGGTGAATTAAAACAAGGGAGTAAAATTTCTGAAACAGAATTGGCACTTAGATATGGCGTTTCTAGAGGTCCCCTCAGAGAAGCCATTGTAACCTTAGAAGGGCTTGGATTGGTTACCCGAGCCGCCAATGTCGGCGCCAGAGTTGTCGAATTGAATACTGAGGATATGATACACACTTTTTCAGTGAGAGAGTCTCTTGAAGGGATGGCGGCAAGGTTAGCGGTCGACAATATTTCTGACAGCGAACTTCAAGAATTATATGAACTTCTCGACAAACATGAAGCTTACCTTACATCAAATAATGGCGACCATTATATTCATCAGGAAGGCAATTACGATTTTCACAATCGCATCATAAAAGCCAGCCGGAATCCGAAATTGATTACCCTATTAATTGATGAACTGTATTCTCTTGTAAGAATGTATCGACAGCAAACAGCCGAGTCTCGCCCAGACCCAAAGCAAGCCCTTAAAGAACACAGAAACATTTTAGACGCCATTGCCAATAAAGAAGCTGACTTAGCTGAACTTCTAATGCGCCGACATATCAGTCGATCTCGTCATGTTCTAGAAAAAGCATTAGCAAAACAAACCATTGCATACTGAAGGCAAGCGTTATCATTAGATCACCCCGTAATTGAAATGAGAATTATTTACATATAAGATGTCAAAATCATTTGTAACATGATCATTCGATCTAGAAAACGATGATGCCAAATTTGATGGATTGTATCTAATAAGGTTACTCAACTATGTTTTTTAAAAAAATGTCGCTTCCTCATCAATTAAGCTGGGGAGCCCTTTTTGCAATTTTAATAACAACCTCCGTACTTCTATTCAGCACAACTAAAATTTTCAATACGGTATTAAATAAAGTTGATCAAGAACATTTATTTGTAGAAAGCAACTTACTGGCAAAACAACTTGAAAGTGCCTATTACAGAACGGTTGATTTAACAGATAGCTACTCAAACCTCTTCATCAGTCAGTTTTCTTCTTTAGCCATTGACGACACAAAAACAATGAAAGTAGATAGACATGACAGCTCTATTGCTTATCTTGATGGAGAGGTTTTAAATTTAAACTATAAAAAAGTGGATGAGTTTACAAAAGCAACCAAGGCAGCGGCTACTGTTTTCATTAGAAACGGCGATGATTTTTTACGAATAACGACTTCCTTAAAAAAAGAAAATGGTGACAGAGCAATAGGCACATACTTAGGGAAAAAACACCCTGGATATCATGCACTACTATCAGGCAACACCTTTGAAGGCTCTGCGTCTCTT includes:
- a CDS encoding DUF5062 family protein — protein: MKKIKNEAAFVKKAISIGENYATKRGYSGFSPTMSANQKVEALYRLLVLDKLIVPVPPDKEDLQSMKHKLALWIQKVLPADDPIFKQ
- a CDS encoding GntR family transcriptional regulator, yielding MSTSKKSKSLTISEELVTSLSYSIIQGELKQGSKISETELALRYGVSRGPLREAIVTLEGLGLVTRAANVGARVVELNTEDMIHTFSVRESLEGMAARLAVDNISDSELQELYELLDKHEAYLTSNNGDHYIHQEGNYDFHNRIIKASRNPKLITLLIDELYSLVRMYRQQTAESRPDPKQALKEHRNILDAIANKEADLAELLMRRHISRSRHVLEKALAKQTIAY